In Alicyclobacillus vulcanalis, a single window of DNA contains:
- a CDS encoding metal-sulfur cluster assembly factor — MGLESYWAALERVTDPEWPLSVVDLGLIYDVQECEDGTVEVTLTYTSVGCPCMEWIQEDIRARLREQGAANVRIRVVWDPPWTAERLTPKARAEMRKWGVAIP, encoded by the coding sequence GTGGGGCTTGAATCGTACTGGGCTGCACTGGAACGCGTGACGGATCCCGAGTGGCCTCTCTCCGTTGTCGATCTCGGCCTCATATACGACGTTCAGGAATGTGAGGATGGAACGGTGGAAGTGACGTTGACGTATACGTCGGTGGGGTGTCCGTGCATGGAGTGGATACAAGAGGATATTCGGGCTCGCCTTCGGGAGCAAGGTGCTGCCAACGTGCGAATTCGCGTCGTTTGGGATCCGCCTTGGACGGCTGAACGATTGACGCCCAAGGCCCGCGCTGAGATGCGGAAATGGGGGGTGGCCATACCGTGA
- a CDS encoding Phenylacetic acid catabolic protein yields the protein MATATAMPEASRLLAEKIKRGFTVETPDDMTEEYRQALIQTLIITGDTEFASVPALLSAYRTAPTLNRKITMLAIMQDELGHAHIAYLLLRDLGVDVDLLLYERSPQEWKHPYAFDFELSNFVEIGLFNALYDRAGYTLLSDVGQNTSYGPWRRALVKVDKEEMFHLRNGESILREAVRHPDQREQLERALLRMFIMGLEFFGVADAQKSRTKQLDFRLKGKTNDELRQEWLSKVVPFFDAIGVAVPAHFDETEQRWVLDFPFPCKFDEERREWLLDQPDTWENVVKRFKSRGPRNREFIERLQRGYRQYEALRQAE from the coding sequence ATGGCTACGGCGACGGCGATGCCGGAAGCTTCTCGGCTGCTGGCAGAAAAAATCAAGCGGGGCTTCACAGTCGAAACCCCTGACGACATGACGGAGGAGTATCGGCAGGCGCTCATCCAAACCCTCATCATTACCGGGGACACCGAGTTTGCCAGCGTTCCAGCGCTCCTGTCCGCATACCGGACGGCGCCGACGCTCAATCGCAAGATCACGATGCTGGCTATCATGCAGGACGAACTCGGTCACGCGCACATTGCCTATCTGTTATTACGTGATCTAGGTGTAGATGTCGATTTATTGTTATATGAGAGATCGCCGCAGGAATGGAAGCATCCTTATGCGTTCGATTTCGAGTTAAGCAACTTTGTCGAAATCGGCTTGTTCAATGCACTCTATGACCGGGCTGGATATACGCTGCTCTCCGATGTGGGCCAGAACACCTCGTACGGGCCGTGGAGACGAGCGCTGGTGAAGGTCGATAAGGAGGAAATGTTTCACCTGCGCAATGGAGAGTCAATACTCCGTGAGGCCGTTCGCCACCCGGACCAACGCGAACAGTTGGAACGAGCATTGCTTCGGATGTTCATCATGGGCCTCGAGTTTTTCGGGGTTGCGGACGCCCAAAAGAGCCGGACGAAGCAGCTGGACTTTCGGTTGAAGGGCAAAACGAACGACGAACTGCGGCAGGAGTGGCTGTCCAAGGTCGTGCCCTTTTTCGACGCCATCGGAGTTGCCGTGCCGGCACACTTCGACGAGACCGAACAGCGTTGGGTGCTGGATTTCCCCTTCCCATGCAAGTTTGATGAAGAGCGAAGGGAGTGGCTCTTGGACCAACCGGACACTTGGGAGAATGTGGTGAAGCGTTTCAAATCGAGGGGGCCTCGCAATCGCGAGTTTATCGAGCGGTTGCAGCGCGGATATCGACAATATGAGGCACTTCGTCAGGCTGAATAA